Proteins found in one Bacteroidales bacterium genomic segment:
- a CDS encoding septum formation initiator family protein → MWRKILNVLKNKYFIVSVVFLVWLVFFDQNNIISQLKLSRKLKQLQQQKEYYEMEIRSNEKATLELMNDTDKLQKYAREKYLMKKDNEDIYIFEEKMTDTMPDMQRDTLK, encoded by the coding sequence ATGTGGAGAAAAATTCTGAATGTTCTCAAAAATAAATACTTCATCGTAAGTGTGGTTTTTCTGGTCTGGCTGGTTTTCTTTGACCAGAACAACATCATTTCCCAGCTCAAACTTTCCCGAAAGCTCAAACAGTTGCAACAGCAGAAAGAATACTACGAGATGGAGATCCGTAGCAATGAAAAAGCAACCCTTGAACTGATGAATGATACCGATAAGCTCCAAAAGTACGCCCGGGAAAAGTACCTGATGAAAAAAGACAACGAAGATATTTACATATTCGAGGAAAAAATGACGGATACGATGCCGGATATGCAGCGGGACACCCTCAAATGA
- a CDS encoding molybdopterin-binding protein, with product MRERKLFEVVSVNISEKKGTIKVPVDEISLGLKGVEHDAHAGDWNRQVSLLGEESINKFRKMIDRDIRPGEFAENITTRGKILYEMSPLDRFKIGEAELEITQIGKECHGKSCAIFQEVGNCVMPKEGIFTRVISEGRIRAGMMIEYLPHKYQVWVVTLSDRASRGDYADRSGPAIIERMERFFQHDKKPCHILHRIIPDNAGDLADILTEARGGRVDILITTGGTGIGPRDITPDVILPRLDKVLPGIMELIRIKYGADKPGALLSRGVAGIMGGTLVYTLPGSVKAVSEYMEEIQKSLQHALWMLHGLDIH from the coding sequence ATGAGGGAAAGAAAATTGTTTGAAGTGGTTTCTGTCAATATTTCAGAAAAGAAAGGTACCATCAAGGTGCCTGTGGATGAAATATCCCTTGGTCTCAAGGGAGTGGAACATGATGCCCACGCCGGTGACTGGAACCGGCAGGTAAGTTTACTGGGGGAAGAAAGCATCAATAAGTTCCGGAAAATGATTGATCGCGATATCCGGCCAGGTGAATTTGCCGAGAATATAACTACCCGCGGTAAGATACTTTACGAAATGTCGCCCCTGGATCGCTTCAAAATTGGGGAGGCAGAACTTGAAATTACCCAGATTGGAAAAGAATGTCACGGGAAGAGCTGTGCCATCTTCCAGGAGGTTGGAAACTGCGTGATGCCCAAAGAGGGGATCTTTACACGTGTAATCTCTGAAGGAAGGATACGTGCAGGAATGATGATCGAATACCTGCCCCACAAATATCAGGTGTGGGTGGTCACCCTGAGTGACAGGGCAAGCCGGGGGGACTATGCCGACCGGAGCGGGCCTGCGATCATCGAACGGATGGAACGATTTTTTCAACACGATAAAAAACCCTGCCACATCCTGCACCGGATCATCCCTGACAATGCCGGTGACCTGGCGGACATCCTTACCGAAGCACGGGGGGGGCGGGTGGACATCCTGATCACCACGGGAGGAACGGGCATCGGACCCAGAGATATTACCCCGGACGTCATCCTTCCGAGGCTTGACAAGGTTTTACCCGGTATTATGGAGCTGATACGGATAAAATACGGAGCTGACAAGCCGGGCGCGCTGCTGTCGAGAGGAGTGGCCGGGATCATGGGTGGTACACTGGTCTATACCCTGCCTGGCAGCGTAAAAGCAGTGTCGGAATATATGGAAGAAATCCAGAAATCATTACAGCATGCGCTTTGGATGCTGCACGGACTCGACATTCACTAA
- a CDS encoding HDIG domain-containing protein: MDRDQAVALLHSYIKNERLLNHCYASEAVMRALASRLNQDAEKWGLAGLLHDLDVEAIKADPKVHGLETARILESHGCDPEIIHVIRMHNEEATGLERTTQFEHALAAGETVTGLIVATTLVYPERKLSAVKPRSVIKRMKEKAFAASVRRESILECEKAGIPLEEFVTLAIGAMNDISDRLGL; encoded by the coding sequence ATGGACCGGGATCAGGCTGTTGCTTTACTTCATTCCTACATCAAAAATGAAAGGTTACTCAACCATTGTTATGCTTCGGAAGCCGTTATGCGGGCCCTGGCTTCCCGTTTAAATCAGGATGCGGAGAAATGGGGACTGGCAGGCCTGCTTCACGATCTGGATGTGGAAGCCATCAAAGCCGATCCCAAAGTGCACGGCCTGGAAACGGCCAGGATACTTGAATCGCATGGTTGTGACCCGGAAATCATACACGTGATCCGGATGCATAATGAAGAAGCAACCGGACTGGAGCGGACTACGCAGTTTGAACACGCGCTTGCTGCCGGCGAAACGGTAACCGGACTGATCGTGGCCACGACGCTGGTTTATCCTGAGCGGAAACTCTCCGCCGTGAAGCCCCGGTCGGTGATCAAACGTATGAAAGAAAAAGCCTTTGCTGCTTCCGTCCGACGGGAAAGCATCCTGGAATGTGAAAAGGCAGGTATCCCGCTGGAGGAGTTCGTCACGCTGGCCATCGGAGCCATGAACGATATCAGTGATCGCCTGGGTCTGTGA
- the priA gene encoding primosomal protein N', translating into MQAQASAEMNTASLFAEVILPLPVPGTFTYRIPDTHRNEVDVGQRVVVQFGSKKIYSAIISSLHSITPPYEAKTVLDILDTDPVVNLFQLDLWNWMASYYMACLGDVMNAALPAGLKLQSETRVILHPEFHHQKIQLSDKETLIAEALMNRTELTVTEVSKILGQVRVLPLIKDLIEKKVLIVREELIQQYKPKTETYVTLAEDYASDEKLNQLFDELNKRAYKQLEILITYVRLSAFGKIPRQEVKRNDLLKGANASLAQFNALVKKGVLKTDEKIVSRLQINDIQLNTESVHLTEHQNQAFISLKNQLSEKDTLLLFGVTSSGKTELYVKLIQEYVEAGKQVLYLLPEIALTTQIIHRLKRFFGNKVGVYHSRYNDFERVEIWNSVLGNGLSQAGSYQIILGARSALLLPFSNLGLIIVDEEHDTSFKQQDPAPRYNARDSALFLARLHHAKTILGSATPALETYFLCSTGKFGLVTLTERYGGLQLPAIQLVNLREEMRMKRMKSIFAETLLQQIRLALNKKEQIILFQNRRGFSLRIECDICNWMPACRNCDVSLIYHKQANQLRCHYCGYSIPVPEKCPECQSTKLLMRGFGTEKVEEELAALLPEATIARMDLDTTRSRNAYHQIIQDFETRKIDILVGTQMVTKGLDFENVSLVAILNADNMLNFPDFRSFERSYQLMSQVSGRAGRKNKQGLVIIQTHNPSHPIIRQVVNNDYTGMYNLQLIERKRFHYPPHFRLILLRIRHRDFQFLNTVARDFADILKKTYPGQVLGPEYPMVARIKNKYIKQVMIKLDRNSAIAADKKKIAGVIGKFLSQNMHKQVDIVVDVDPL; encoded by the coding sequence ATGCAAGCACAGGCTTCTGCTGAAATGAACACAGCCTCTCTGTTTGCAGAGGTCATTCTTCCTTTACCCGTTCCAGGTACCTTTACGTACAGAATACCTGACACACACCGTAATGAAGTTGATGTCGGACAACGTGTTGTGGTCCAGTTCGGCAGCAAAAAGATCTATTCGGCCATCATCAGTTCCCTTCATTCCATCACTCCGCCGTACGAAGCAAAGACCGTTCTGGATATCCTGGATACCGATCCTGTGGTGAATCTTTTCCAGCTTGACCTGTGGAACTGGATGGCCTCATACTATATGGCCTGCCTTGGGGATGTGATGAATGCCGCTCTGCCCGCCGGATTGAAACTTCAAAGTGAAACACGGGTCATCCTGCATCCGGAATTCCACCACCAGAAAATCCAGCTCAGCGATAAAGAAACCCTGATTGCTGAAGCATTGATGAACAGAACGGAACTGACTGTCACAGAGGTATCAAAGATCCTGGGACAGGTAAGGGTACTGCCGCTGATCAAGGACCTCATTGAAAAAAAAGTCCTGATCGTCAGGGAAGAACTGATCCAGCAGTATAAACCCAAAACTGAGACCTATGTGACACTTGCCGAGGATTATGCCTCGGATGAAAAACTGAATCAGCTTTTCGACGAACTCAACAAAAGAGCTTACAAACAACTGGAGATCCTGATCACCTATGTCAGGCTTTCAGCTTTTGGGAAAATACCCCGACAGGAGGTCAAACGGAACGACCTCCTCAAAGGAGCCAACGCATCGCTGGCCCAGTTCAATGCACTTGTTAAAAAAGGAGTGCTTAAAACCGATGAAAAAATCGTATCCCGTCTTCAAATAAATGACATTCAATTAAATACAGAGAGTGTCCACCTGACTGAACATCAGAACCAGGCTTTTATATCCCTCAAAAATCAGCTTTCAGAAAAAGACACTCTTCTGTTATTTGGGGTTACCTCCAGCGGGAAAACAGAGCTTTATGTCAAACTTATCCAGGAATATGTCGAGGCCGGCAAACAGGTTCTTTACCTTCTGCCTGAAATAGCCCTGACAACACAGATCATTCACCGCCTGAAGCGTTTCTTTGGCAATAAGGTCGGGGTGTATCACTCAAGGTATAATGATTTCGAACGGGTGGAGATCTGGAATAGTGTACTGGGAAACGGATTGTCACAGGCCGGATCCTACCAGATCATTCTCGGGGCACGGTCGGCATTGCTCCTTCCCTTTTCCAACCTGGGGCTGATCATCGTTGATGAAGAGCACGATACTTCCTTCAAACAACAGGATCCGGCGCCGCGATACAATGCCCGTGACTCCGCATTGTTCCTTGCGCGCCTTCATCATGCCAAAACCATCCTTGGATCGGCTACACCGGCCCTGGAAACCTACTTCCTCTGCTCAACAGGGAAATTTGGGCTGGTTACGCTGACTGAACGGTATGGAGGATTGCAACTTCCTGCCATTCAATTAGTCAATTTAAGAGAGGAAATGCGGATGAAGCGGATGAAATCCATCTTCGCCGAAACACTCCTGCAACAGATCAGGCTCGCGCTGAACAAGAAGGAACAAATCATCCTGTTCCAGAACCGCCGTGGATTCTCCCTCCGTATCGAATGCGACATCTGCAACTGGATGCCTGCCTGCAGGAATTGTGACGTTTCCCTGATCTACCATAAACAGGCCAACCAGCTTCGCTGCCATTATTGCGGCTATTCCATCCCCGTGCCCGAAAAGTGTCCGGAATGCCAATCAACCAAATTACTGATGAGGGGATTCGGAACAGAGAAGGTGGAAGAAGAACTGGCAGCCCTTCTTCCGGAGGCAACCATTGCCCGGATGGACCTGGATACCACCCGCTCAAGAAATGCGTACCACCAGATTATCCAGGATTTTGAGACGCGAAAGATCGATATCCTCGTTGGGACACAAATGGTTACGAAAGGGCTTGATTTTGAGAATGTCAGCCTGGTTGCAATCCTGAATGCTGATAACATGCTGAATTTTCCCGATTTCAGGTCCTTTGAACGGAGCTATCAGCTCATGTCGCAGGTTAGCGGCCGTGCAGGGAGAAAAAATAAACAGGGACTGGTGATCATTCAGACCCACAATCCCTCCCACCCGATCATTCGACAGGTGGTCAACAATGACTACACGGGAATGTATAACCTGCAGCTCATCGAACGAAAACGCTTTCACTATCCCCCCCACTTCAGGTTGATCCTGCTCCGGATCCGGCACCGGGATTTTCAGTTTTTAAATACGGTAGCAAGGGATTTTGCTGATATTCTTAAAAAAACCTATCCCGGCCAGGTACTTGGACCGGAATATCCCATGGTCGCAAGGATCAAGAATAAGTATATCAAGCAGGTCATGATCAAACTTGACAGGAATTCGGCCATAGCAGCCGATAAAAAGAAAATCGCCGGGGTTATCGGGAAATTTCTCTCACAGAATATGCACAAACAGGTCGATATCGTCGTGGATGTTGATCCCCTGTGA